A segment of the Capsicum annuum cultivar UCD-10X-F1 unplaced genomic scaffold, UCD10Xv1.1 ctg73292, whole genome shotgun sequence genome:
AGACATCATCTAGGATTCTGGTAGCGATTATGCTTGCTCTTGTGGTCTTTAATCATTACAGACAAAAGAAAAGAATTGCAAAGTTTCCTCTTTGAAGTGCATCTCACTCTTTGAGGATTGTATTTTCAACATTGTGTTAGCCGTGAGTAGTACATGACTGTAACGCCGTGGTTGACGCTGCTATCGAGCATGCTAAGACCCTTAACGTTTCAAAAGATGGCAAGGACCTTTGGGTCTTTAACGTTGATGAAACCACTCTCTCTAACGTTCCTTATTATGCTCGTCCTACGGTTGGCTTTGGGTACGCACTTTTTTCTAGTACATCCAACTTTTTGTGTACTTCAATTGAATCCGCTTAGTTGAAAAATTATATTGTCCTCTAACTATATTATAGTGGCAAAGTCGTAAAAACaagtacaaattttaaaattagaatttgtGCTCTAATCACTAACAATATACACGAAAAAACTAAGTGCTTAGACTAATAATGTGTGCATTATAATATACAATTGCTGTCAGGGCAACAAATGCCAGCGTTGGTAAGAAGTTTGAGTCGTCGATTAATGAAGGAAAATCACCAGCAGTGCCAAGCGTTCTTCGTCTGTATCAAACATTGGTAGACTTGGGTATTAAACCAATATTTATAACGGACACAAAAGAAGAATTTAGACAAGTGAGAATGGCCAACCTAAAGAAAGCTGGCTATCATTCATGGTTCAAGTTCATTTGCCAGTAAGATATAATTAATTTTGGTTAAATACTCATGATAATAATGTTAATTTGAACATTCGT
Coding sequences within it:
- the LOC124894358 gene encoding acid phosphatase 1-like codes for the protein HDCNAVVDAAIEHAKTLNVSKDGKDLWVFNVDETTLSNVPYYARPTVGFGATNASVGKKFESSINEGKSPAVPSVLRLYQTLVDLGIKPIFITDTKEEFRQGKK